The following proteins are co-located in the Corynebacterium kalinowskii genome:
- the glmM gene encoding phosphoglucosamine mutase has translation MTRLFGTDGVRGLANETLTVNLALRLGQAAAEVLTRENRTSKRRPTAVVGRDPRVSGEMLAAALAAGMASRGVDVLRVGVLPTPAVAYLTDDYGADMGVMISASHNPMPDNGIKFFAAGGHKLADEVEDEIESYMNSMVDQGPTGHGVGRVIEEAPDAQERYLGHLGQAVKADLSGIKVVVDCANGAASEVAPLAYAAAGAEVVAIHNEPNAYNINEDCGSTHIEQIQKAVVKHGADIGLSHDGDADRCLAVDAEGNVVDGDQIMAILAIAMKDNNSLRKNTLVATVMSNLGLMLAMKEAGIEVKTTKVGDRYVLEELRNSDLALGGEQSGHIVIPDYGTTGDGTLTGLALMARMAETKLSLKILAEAMKVLPQKLINVPVTDKTIIMGDPRVLAAIEAAEDELGETGRVLLRASGTEEIFRVMVEAADADTAVRIAGQLAAVVAAV, from the coding sequence ATGACTCGACTATTTGGCACTGATGGCGTGCGCGGACTCGCCAATGAAACTCTGACCGTGAACCTGGCGCTACGCCTGGGGCAAGCTGCAGCGGAAGTTCTGACGCGAGAGAACCGGACCTCCAAGCGACGCCCAACTGCAGTGGTCGGACGTGACCCACGAGTCTCTGGTGAGATGCTCGCCGCTGCGCTGGCTGCTGGCATGGCGTCCCGTGGCGTCGACGTGCTGCGTGTCGGCGTGCTGCCAACCCCGGCTGTTGCATACCTGACTGATGATTATGGTGCTGACATGGGCGTCATGATCTCTGCCAGCCACAACCCAATGCCGGACAACGGCATCAAGTTCTTCGCTGCCGGTGGGCACAAGCTCGCCGATGAGGTGGAGGACGAAATCGAGAGCTACATGAACTCGATGGTCGATCAGGGTCCAACTGGCCATGGTGTTGGTCGCGTGATCGAAGAAGCTCCAGATGCGCAGGAACGCTACCTAGGCCACCTCGGTCAGGCCGTCAAGGCGGACCTGTCGGGTATCAAGGTTGTCGTGGACTGTGCCAACGGCGCTGCCTCCGAAGTTGCGCCACTGGCTTATGCTGCAGCTGGTGCTGAAGTCGTGGCTATTCACAACGAGCCAAATGCCTATAACATCAACGAGGATTGTGGCTCCACCCACATCGAGCAGATCCAGAAGGCCGTCGTGAAGCATGGTGCTGACATCGGCCTTTCCCACGATGGCGACGCCGACCGCTGTCTGGCTGTCGATGCCGAGGGCAACGTGGTTGATGGAGATCAGATCATGGCCATCCTTGCGATCGCGATGAAGGACAACAATTCCTTGCGCAAGAACACGCTGGTTGCCACTGTCATGTCCAATCTCGGACTGATGCTGGCGATGAAGGAGGCTGGCATCGAGGTCAAGACCACCAAGGTGGGCGACCGTTATGTTCTTGAAGAGCTGCGCAACTCTGACCTCGCGCTCGGCGGCGAACAGTCCGGTCACATCGTCATCCCTGATTACGGGACGACCGGAGACGGAACGCTGACCGGCTTGGCACTGATGGCTCGCATGGCAGAGACGAAGCTGTCGCTGAAGATCCTCGCTGAGGCGATGAAGGTGCTGCCTCAGAAGCTCATCAACGTGCCTGTGACGGACAAAACCATCATCATGGGGGATCCGCGCGTACTTGCAGCAATCGAAGCTGCAGAAGACGAGCTAGGCGAGACCGGTCGCGTTCTGCTGCGGGCCTCCGGAACCGAGGAAATCTTCCGCGTTATGGTCGAGGCAGCTGATGCCGACACCGCCGTGAGAATCGCAGGTCAGCTCGCTGCCGTTGTAGCCGCTGTGTAA
- the rpsI gene encoding 30S ribosomal protein S9, with translation MTEQNVTENQDLQADAADIAAATAATEEFTNTIGDIVAPEATEEAAEVAPIVMDGPIQTVGRRKRAIVRVRMVPGTGEFKCNGRSLEDYFPNKLHQQLIKAPLVLIDREGQFDIVANLTGGGPTGQAGAMRLAIARALNAYNPADRAALKKAGFLTRDARAVERKKAGLHKARRAPQYSKR, from the coding sequence ATGACTGAACAGAACGTAACCGAGAACCAGGATCTTCAGGCTGACGCTGCAGACATCGCTGCTGCAACCGCTGCTACCGAAGAGTTCACCAACACCATTGGCGACATCGTTGCTCCTGAGGCAACCGAAGAGGCTGCTGAAGTTGCTCCGATCGTCATGGATGGCCCAATCCAGACCGTTGGTCGTCGTAAGCGCGCCATCGTTCGCGTTCGCATGGTGCCAGGCACCGGCGAGTTCAAGTGCAACGGCCGTTCCCTGGAAGATTACTTCCCGAACAAGCTGCACCAGCAGCTGATCAAGGCTCCTTTGGTCCTGATCGACCGCGAAGGTCAGTTCGACATCGTCGCTAACCTCACCGGTGGCGGCCCAACCGGCCAGGCAGGCGCAATGCGTCTGGCTATCGCCCGTGCGCTCAACGCGTACAACCCTGCTGACCGCGCAGCCCTGAAGAAGGCTGGCTTCCTTACCCGTGACGCTCGTGCTGTCGAACGTAAGAAGGCTGGTCTGCACAAGGCACGTCGTGCACCTCAGTACTCCAAGCGTTAA
- the rplM gene encoding 50S ribosomal protein L13, which produces MSTFHPKSGDITRKWYVIDATDVVLGRLAVTAADLLRGKGKPTFAPNVDCGDHVIVINADKVHISANKRNTEFRYRHSGYPGGLTTLSLGRSMELHPERVVFEAIEGMMPHNKLTRASVKKLHVFPGAEHPYAAQKPETFEIKQVAQ; this is translated from the coding sequence TTGTCTACTTTTCACCCTAAGAGCGGTGACATTACCCGTAAGTGGTACGTCATCGATGCCACTGACGTGGTTCTGGGTCGCTTGGCAGTAACCGCTGCTGACCTGCTCCGCGGCAAGGGCAAGCCAACCTTTGCCCCAAACGTTGACTGTGGCGACCACGTAATCGTGATCAACGCTGACAAGGTTCACATCTCTGCTAACAAGCGCAACACCGAGTTCCGCTACCGTCACTCTGGGTACCCAGGTGGCCTTACGACTCTTTCCCTGGGTCGCTCCATGGAACTGCACCCAGAGCGCGTTGTCTTCGAGGCAATCGAGGGCATGATGCCGCACAACAAGCTGACTCGCGCATCCGTGAAGAAGCTGCACGTGTTCCCTGGCGCTGAGCACCCATACGCTGCTCAGAAGCCTGAGACCTTCGAGATCAAGCAGGTGGCACAGTAA
- a CDS encoding WXG100 family type VII secretion target — translation MESVIKYQFGEIEAAASDINSTSGRINALLDDLKAQLQPMVSTWEGEAAAAYGEAQTKWDKAAAELNTILATISKTVREGNDRMGDINRMAAASWG, via the coding sequence ATGGAATCTGTAATCAAGTACCAATTCGGCGAAATTGAGGCTGCTGCCTCTGATATCAACTCCACTTCCGGTCGCATCAACGCGCTTCTCGACGACTTGAAGGCTCAGCTCCAGCCGATGGTTTCCACCTGGGAAGGTGAAGCTGCTGCGGCTTACGGTGAGGCACAGACCAAGTGGGACAAGGCCGCCGCGGAACTCAACACTATTTTGGCGACGATTTCCAAGACCGTGCGTGAGGGCAACGACCGCATGGGTGACATCAACCGCATGGCCGCAGCAAGCTGGGGCTAA
- a CDS encoding WXG100 family type VII secretion target, with product MTQIFRTEADVMVAAAGRVDSTNAEVQGELTRLRGTVDGLRGSWAGNAQVSFDGLMNRWNTSARDLQEALQDISDNIRSNAKNFEGMEAENASSFSTIESQGLKL from the coding sequence ATGACTCAAATTTTTAGGACTGAAGCCGATGTCATGGTGGCGGCAGCAGGCCGCGTCGACAGCACCAACGCAGAGGTACAGGGCGAACTGACCCGCCTACGCGGTACCGTCGACGGACTGCGTGGCAGCTGGGCTGGTAACGCACAGGTCAGCTTTGATGGACTGATGAACCGCTGGAACACGTCCGCGCGCGACTTGCAGGAGGCGCTGCAGGACATCTCGGACAATATCCGTTCCAACGCCAAGAACTTTGAGGGCATGGAAGCCGAAAACGCTTCCTCCTTCAGCACCATCGAATCTCAGGGCCTCAAGCTCTAA
- a CDS encoding type VII secretion-associated protein codes for MKVIKVEVLDGATIFDAGEQIHRFDLPCSGILAGWAVAAVVDQIKVMADGQWPEIEVAVRGPDRAVEVLTRTLLNKGIAAYDAVEVAEPVAPVLKRPTKGRRKAALPSLSLFHVAIAAVIFTVLGFSWWGIESPTAQEPVAEPEVETTAAPEPATLVVVEHDRVRMQVPAGFTMAPREEGLLVATGRDPALRIVVAVDPIFGVDAAAIRTEIAAMVTDDPLLSDQPNRNLRPGEPTVEYLEEPGDGSEVHWVAWVAKDHQFSVGCHTKSGASLSHRAACRKAVETLDFK; via the coding sequence GTGAAAGTCATCAAGGTAGAGGTGCTCGATGGCGCCACCATTTTCGACGCAGGCGAACAGATCCACCGGTTTGATCTGCCCTGTTCCGGAATCCTCGCGGGATGGGCGGTAGCGGCGGTTGTCGATCAGATCAAGGTGATGGCCGATGGACAGTGGCCCGAAATCGAAGTGGCTGTTCGCGGTCCAGATCGAGCTGTAGAGGTACTGACAAGGACGCTGCTCAACAAAGGAATCGCGGCATACGATGCCGTGGAAGTTGCGGAGCCGGTGGCGCCAGTGCTGAAACGGCCGACCAAGGGGCGTCGCAAAGCAGCTCTTCCTTCATTGAGCTTGTTTCATGTCGCCATCGCGGCAGTCATCTTTACAGTGCTTGGTTTTAGCTGGTGGGGGATCGAATCCCCGACGGCGCAGGAGCCCGTCGCAGAGCCGGAGGTAGAAACGACGGCTGCGCCAGAACCTGCGACTTTGGTGGTCGTGGAGCATGACCGGGTGCGAATGCAGGTTCCGGCCGGATTCACAATGGCGCCGCGCGAAGAGGGACTGCTGGTAGCCACAGGACGAGACCCGGCGCTGCGCATCGTGGTCGCAGTGGACCCAATTTTTGGGGTGGATGCGGCAGCAATCCGCACGGAAATCGCAGCGATGGTGACCGATGATCCCTTGCTGTCTGATCAACCCAACCGGAATCTTCGGCCTGGGGAACCCACTGTGGAATACCTCGAGGAACCCGGCGACGGCTCCGAAGTGCACTGGGTGGCGTGGGTAGCCAAGGATCACCAGTTCAGTGTGGGGTGCCACACCAAATCCGGGGCATCCCTGTCCCATCGCGCGGCCTGCCGAAAAGCCGTGGAAACGCTCGATTTCAAATAA
- the eccCa gene encoding type VII secretion protein EccCa — protein MTTVSPSLDTLNNTEAGEIVVQPLTIAEREPAPPAPSGSLATEKVPPAMKPQPLPLIRILMPVIMLVMIGGMVALMITRGGAAHPMLLMFPVMMLLSMATMFGNAPSEDIDDTRRAFVRHLGAIRDTALANASQQRAAEVHKHPDPLHLGSFVGSRRMWERAAADPDALEIRIGLGATALCTPVSVADSGAPEDLDPVCAVALRHTVRSVGSVPDMPIAVQLQAFRYVSVGGAFAEELVRAMIMQLAFHHGPECVGLKVRGVGFDWLKWLPHTREMSHSHFRILIVAGDGVEDADLFDPQWTCIIGVGVHEHSELGALAISEGLALTVSADESRTLTVHTEGGLEDIGSADLVTEAVALQCARPMTAYRRPQEGKRQTLDFLGLHGYADVASISAPGLWRSERSLKQQLVVPIGVSETGSPVQLDIKESAHGGVGPHGLCVGATGSGKSELLKSFVLSLALTHSPEELNFVLVDFKGGATFLGLEELPHTSAVITNLAEEASLVERMHDAISGELNRRQEVLRAAGSFANVHDYRKARATTMPHLPPLPALVIVLDEFSELLGQHPDFADLFVAVGRLGRSLQMHLLLASQRLEEGRLRGLDSHLSYRIGLKTFSASESRQVLGVVDAYHLPAQPGAGFLKSDAADVTRFQASYVSGPVPVQVSGTGTTPTAVRLFTGWESDDEDSAAYELDSSRTVLGAVSELIVEAGNLGRHRAHQLWLPPLPEVLPLAGVADQVGENLAAIGVVDRPYLQRQDPFIADLSGGDGHVAVCGGPRSGKTTALRTLVLSLAATHSTDNVRFYVLDLSGTELAALASVPHVAGVANKSQPEKVRRIVDEVMGLVERPEHRHTYLVVDGWHGLTADFDDVYDSLVTIAADGLASRVHLVLSTPRWTQVRPAIRDLMGTRIELRLGEPMDSVINRKAQQKLPNKPGRGLNADGESILIAHSSNQDIGHVILASRSSGMEPVPRLKELPATLSLASVGPGEGIIFGIGGRDLGPLGWDPDHSPHVLCIGGQGSGKSTFLRTIGQGVAKLGRDRARLVILDPRRSHLDVFPEEMVAAYGGTADSIATAVVNTATTLRSRLPGPEVTAAELKARSWWQGPEIYVLIDDTDLITDTALHPLIELIPHSRDIGLHIVIARKSGGIGRALYTQFFAAVKDNSPSVLLLDADADEGRIFGVKPTRQIPGRGVWQVAGTTIGACHVATYYQGEK, from the coding sequence ATGACTACGGTGTCGCCATCTTTAGACACGCTTAATAACACCGAGGCTGGGGAGATTGTTGTCCAGCCGCTCACGATAGCCGAACGAGAGCCGGCCCCGCCTGCGCCGTCGGGTAGCTTGGCCACGGAGAAAGTGCCGCCGGCGATGAAGCCACAACCGTTGCCGCTGATCCGCATCCTCATGCCGGTGATCATGCTGGTCATGATTGGTGGCATGGTCGCGCTGATGATCACTCGGGGAGGCGCGGCGCATCCCATGCTTCTGATGTTTCCCGTCATGATGCTCCTCAGCATGGCGACTATGTTCGGCAATGCGCCGAGCGAGGACATCGATGACACCCGGCGCGCCTTCGTTCGGCACCTCGGCGCAATTCGCGATACCGCGCTTGCCAATGCCTCGCAGCAGCGAGCTGCGGAGGTGCACAAGCATCCCGACCCGCTGCACCTCGGCAGCTTCGTAGGAAGTCGGCGCATGTGGGAACGGGCTGCCGCTGACCCCGATGCGTTAGAGATTCGGATCGGCCTCGGTGCAACCGCGCTGTGCACGCCGGTGTCCGTAGCGGATTCCGGCGCCCCTGAGGACCTGGACCCCGTGTGTGCGGTGGCGCTGCGACACACAGTTCGGTCAGTGGGCTCGGTTCCTGACATGCCGATCGCGGTACAGCTGCAAGCTTTCCGATACGTCAGTGTAGGTGGCGCCTTTGCAGAAGAGCTGGTGCGAGCCATGATCATGCAACTGGCGTTTCACCACGGCCCGGAATGTGTGGGGTTGAAAGTGCGCGGTGTGGGTTTCGACTGGCTCAAGTGGCTGCCTCACACCCGAGAGATGTCACATTCGCACTTCCGGATCCTCATCGTTGCAGGCGATGGGGTTGAAGATGCCGATCTGTTCGACCCGCAGTGGACGTGCATCATTGGTGTCGGAGTTCATGAACACAGTGAGCTTGGCGCTCTCGCCATCAGCGAAGGTCTCGCCCTCACCGTCAGCGCCGACGAATCGCGAACCCTCACCGTCCACACCGAAGGCGGGCTCGAGGATATTGGCTCTGCCGATTTAGTCACCGAGGCAGTCGCGCTCCAGTGCGCGCGTCCGATGACCGCTTATCGACGCCCCCAGGAAGGCAAACGCCAGACTCTCGATTTCTTGGGGCTACACGGATACGCGGATGTGGCGTCGATAAGCGCGCCGGGGTTGTGGAGGAGCGAACGGTCCCTCAAACAGCAGCTTGTGGTGCCGATTGGCGTGAGTGAGACTGGATCGCCGGTACAGCTGGACATCAAGGAATCGGCGCATGGTGGCGTGGGCCCGCACGGGTTGTGCGTGGGAGCCACGGGATCCGGTAAGTCAGAACTGCTCAAAAGTTTTGTGCTCTCGTTGGCGCTGACGCACTCCCCGGAGGAGCTGAATTTTGTGCTGGTGGACTTCAAGGGTGGCGCGACTTTCCTTGGCCTAGAGGAACTACCGCACACATCGGCGGTGATTACCAACTTGGCGGAGGAAGCGAGCCTGGTCGAGCGCATGCACGATGCGATCAGTGGTGAGCTTAACCGCAGGCAGGAGGTGCTCCGCGCAGCCGGAAGCTTTGCCAATGTGCATGACTATCGCAAGGCTCGGGCGACGACCATGCCTCACCTGCCACCGCTGCCAGCGTTGGTGATTGTGCTCGATGAGTTTTCGGAGCTGCTCGGACAGCACCCTGATTTCGCCGATCTATTTGTGGCGGTGGGCCGCCTTGGTCGTTCCCTGCAAATGCATTTGTTGCTTGCCAGTCAGCGGCTTGAGGAAGGGCGACTCCGCGGCTTGGACTCGCACTTGTCCTATCGCATCGGACTGAAAACCTTTTCGGCCTCAGAATCCAGGCAAGTGCTCGGGGTGGTAGACGCCTACCATCTGCCTGCCCAGCCCGGCGCGGGCTTTCTGAAGTCCGATGCCGCCGATGTCACCCGCTTCCAAGCGAGCTATGTGTCGGGGCCGGTGCCCGTACAAGTCTCCGGCACAGGCACGACTCCGACGGCGGTGCGCTTGTTTACCGGATGGGAGTCAGACGACGAAGACTCTGCAGCCTACGAACTAGACAGTTCGCGCACTGTGTTGGGTGCCGTGAGCGAACTGATTGTGGAAGCTGGCAATCTGGGTAGGCACCGCGCGCACCAGCTGTGGCTGCCGCCGCTGCCAGAGGTCTTGCCACTGGCTGGTGTGGCCGATCAGGTCGGCGAGAATCTGGCGGCAATCGGCGTGGTGGATCGCCCTTACCTGCAGCGACAAGATCCTTTCATCGCCGATCTCAGCGGCGGAGATGGCCATGTGGCCGTTTGTGGCGGTCCGCGTTCTGGAAAAACGACGGCGCTGCGCACGCTTGTCCTCTCGCTCGCCGCCACGCATTCCACGGATAACGTGCGTTTCTACGTTCTCGACCTCAGCGGTACCGAACTTGCCGCGCTAGCCTCGGTGCCACATGTGGCGGGCGTGGCGAACAAGTCACAGCCAGAAAAGGTCCGCCGAATCGTGGACGAGGTGATGGGTCTGGTGGAGCGGCCAGAACACCGCCACACCTACCTGGTGGTTGATGGATGGCACGGGCTCACTGCAGACTTCGATGATGTCTACGACTCGCTCGTTACTATCGCCGCTGATGGCCTCGCTTCCCGCGTCCACCTCGTGCTCAGCACCCCGCGCTGGACCCAAGTGCGCCCTGCCATTCGCGATCTCATGGGTACCCGCATCGAACTGCGACTCGGTGAGCCCATGGACTCGGTCATCAACCGCAAAGCCCAACAAAAGCTCCCCAACAAGCCTGGTCGAGGGCTGAACGCTGACGGAGAATCGATCCTCATCGCTCACTCTTCCAATCAAGACATCGGTCATGTCATCTTGGCCTCTCGAAGCAGCGGCATGGAACCGGTGCCACGTCTTAAAGAGTTGCCAGCCACCTTGTCGCTGGCGAGCGTTGGACCTGGTGAGGGCATCATCTTCGGCATCGGCGGACGGGATTTGGGTCCCCTCGGCTGGGATCCAGACCACTCTCCGCACGTGCTGTGCATCGGCGGCCAAGGGTCAGGTAAGTCGACGTTCCTGCGGACTATTGGTCAGGGCGTCGCAAAGCTCGGGCGCGACCGGGCGCGTCTCGTCATCCTCGACCCGCGCCGCAGCCATCTCGATGTTTTCCCGGAGGAGATGGTCGCAGCCTATGGCGGCACTGCGGATTCGATCGCCACCGCGGTTGTCAACACTGCTACCACGCTCCGAAGTCGATTGCCCGGCCCCGAAGTCACAGCGGCAGAGCTCAAGGCGCGGTCCTGGTGGCAGGGCCCGGAGATCTACGTGCTTATCGACGACACCGACCTCATTACGGATACTGCCCTCCATCCGCTCATCGAGCTCATTCCACACTCCCGCGATATCGGCCTACACATCGTGATTGCCCGCAAGTCCGGTGGCATCGGCCGCGCCCTGTACACACAATTCTTCGCAGCGGTGAAGGACAACTCGCCAAGCGTGCTACTGCTCGATGCTGATGCTGACGAGGGGCGCATCTTCGGGGTGAAGCCGACGCGCCAAATCCCGGGCAGGGGAGTGTGGCAGGTCGCTGGAACGACGATCGGAGCTTGCCATGTAGCGACCTATTACCAGGGGGAGAAGTGA
- the eccD gene encoding type VII secretion integral membrane protein EccD, which yields MSVRFDVSGSEDARTSVDVCIPASSSFGEAMPEILELAEAPILSVPWQARTAAGQPIDPALPLLHTGISHGDVIVCTPLEESDVSLRKDAAEALSDLPIDFDARGLAAVAGAVGVGCLTLLSARSSLPTVPPAALFLLLLTTVIATTVWLRAIAPNEVIARNVLALCSCALGTATVWTLIVGLELPSDISQRGWVVLAALSGGAGILAALSWIAALHTRVLAAATSCISLIAVGACSLLAVRTISEGAAVVVIAAFIVLLFAPRLSTTLAGLSVPPLPAAGQDLKVSDHTIDRPDERAHRATELLDGICIGTGISAAAALMTLATIGDRPGFTTAFCLAASAACALHAARHRSAPAMWGLWLWTMTGLFSGALVAMSAGTWGVMVALLSGLLALSAPLWAHRVRAFSPTLFHWLERLEALALAAVFPLAAHIAGLFDAIRGLG from the coding sequence GTGAGTGTGCGCTTTGATGTCTCTGGATCTGAAGATGCTCGAACATCGGTGGATGTGTGTATTCCCGCCAGTAGTTCCTTTGGCGAGGCCATGCCAGAAATCCTCGAACTAGCAGAAGCGCCGATTCTTTCGGTGCCGTGGCAAGCCCGGACCGCAGCGGGACAACCGATCGACCCAGCGTTGCCGCTACTCCACACCGGTATCTCGCACGGCGACGTGATCGTGTGTACCCCCTTGGAAGAGTCAGATGTCTCCTTGCGTAAAGACGCTGCCGAGGCTCTCAGCGATCTTCCGATTGACTTCGATGCACGGGGGCTAGCGGCCGTCGCCGGCGCTGTCGGCGTGGGATGCCTCACCCTGCTCTCGGCCCGGTCTTCGCTGCCGACCGTTCCGCCAGCTGCGCTATTCCTGCTGCTCCTGACCACCGTGATTGCAACCACCGTGTGGCTGCGCGCGATCGCACCCAACGAGGTGATCGCCAGAAACGTGCTTGCCCTGTGCAGTTGCGCGCTCGGTACGGCTACAGTGTGGACGCTGATCGTGGGTCTTGAATTGCCCTCCGATATCTCTCAACGTGGGTGGGTTGTGCTTGCTGCTTTGAGCGGTGGCGCAGGAATCCTGGCTGCCCTTTCCTGGATTGCAGCGCTGCACACCAGAGTTCTCGCGGCTGCCACCAGCTGTATTTCCCTCATCGCCGTCGGGGCGTGCTCCTTGCTGGCGGTGCGCACGATATCCGAAGGCGCAGCAGTCGTGGTGATCGCCGCATTTATCGTGTTGCTGTTCGCTCCACGGTTGTCCACGACGCTCGCTGGTCTGAGCGTGCCTCCCCTTCCAGCTGCGGGCCAGGATCTCAAAGTTTCTGACCACACGATCGACCGTCCCGATGAACGAGCCCACCGAGCCACTGAGCTCCTCGACGGTATCTGCATCGGTACGGGCATATCCGCGGCAGCAGCACTCATGACGCTGGCGACCATCGGTGATCGCCCCGGATTCACCACTGCGTTTTGTCTTGCTGCTAGCGCAGCGTGCGCCCTGCATGCTGCCCGCCACCGCAGCGCACCTGCAATGTGGGGACTGTGGCTGTGGACCATGACGGGTCTCTTCTCCGGCGCTCTGGTAGCCATGAGTGCCGGCACGTGGGGAGTCATGGTTGCACTGTTATCTGGCCTCCTAGCTCTTTCTGCCCCACTGTGGGCCCACCGCGTGCGCGCCTTCTCTCCCACGCTGTTCCACTGGTTAGAACGATTGGAGGCCCTCGCTCTCGCCGCGGTGTTCCCTCTTGCCGCGCACATCGCCGGGCTTTTCGACGCCATTCGAGGCCTCGGCTAA
- the mycP gene encoding type VII secretion-associated serine protease mycosin, whose protein sequence is MLAPAPSGVPDPELLRSHRFATGVGVQVAVIDTGVAEHPRLGTVIPGGDLIGGGGATGALHDCDGHGTIVAGVIAARPAPDFGDSLIGVAPDAEIIAIRQSSSVLRSRGNSSETAGTIGSLAEAISLAVDRGADVINVSLASCIPEHLAGTADTSVLDAALHKAEAANVVVVAAAGNIGPACPEGSVSYPAASPTVLAVSASADSHTLAEYSLPTRNRPLSAPGSVLTGLSPTDVGFASAMNSQQGPRPFTGTSFAAPVVSGMAAQLKQRYPADTAAQIRAKLLAAASPGTGEIAPGSALMQLDSAPVMQQVSVKAPKAASTRTELRSMKVLLIFLGCATALTLLVAAVRTLRFS, encoded by the coding sequence GTGTTGGCCCCGGCTCCGTCGGGAGTTCCCGATCCCGAACTGTTGCGGAGTCATCGCTTTGCCACTGGTGTGGGAGTTCAGGTTGCTGTGATCGATACGGGTGTCGCGGAGCACCCGCGTCTTGGCACAGTGATTCCGGGTGGTGATTTGATTGGTGGTGGCGGTGCCACTGGCGCACTGCACGATTGTGATGGGCACGGAACGATCGTCGCCGGTGTCATCGCAGCTCGGCCTGCTCCTGACTTTGGTGATTCACTGATCGGGGTTGCACCAGATGCCGAAATCATCGCGATTCGTCAGTCGAGTTCTGTGCTGCGTTCCCGGGGAAATTCTTCAGAAACCGCGGGCACCATCGGATCGCTTGCGGAGGCGATCAGCCTGGCCGTTGACCGGGGTGCCGACGTCATAAATGTCTCCCTCGCGTCCTGTATTCCTGAACATCTAGCAGGCACTGCCGACACCTCGGTGCTGGACGCGGCGCTGCATAAGGCTGAGGCCGCGAACGTCGTGGTGGTCGCAGCTGCTGGCAATATTGGTCCCGCATGTCCGGAAGGATCGGTGTCATACCCTGCCGCTTCCCCCACGGTGCTCGCTGTGTCTGCCTCGGCAGACTCCCACACGCTTGCCGAGTATTCCCTCCCCACGAGGAACCGCCCGCTCTCAGCCCCCGGCTCAGTCTTGACCGGCTTGAGTCCTACCGATGTTGGCTTCGCCTCCGCAATGAACTCGCAGCAAGGACCGCGTCCTTTCACCGGAACTAGTTTTGCTGCGCCTGTGGTTTCAGGGATGGCGGCGCAGCTCAAGCAACGCTACCCTGCTGACACCGCCGCCCAGATTCGAGCCAAACTGCTGGCTGCTGCTAGCCCAGGGACGGGCGAGATTGCACCAGGCAGCGCGCTCATGCAATTGGATTCCGCCCCTGTCATGCAACAGGTGTCCGTGAAGGCCCCGAAAGCGGCCTCCACTCGCACGGAACTACGGTCGATGAAGGTGCTCCTCATCTTTCTCGGGTGCGCGACTGCGCTGACCCTGCTTGTGGCAGCCGTTCGCACGCTTCGGTTCAGCTAG